A stretch of Miscanthus floridulus cultivar M001 chromosome 13, ASM1932011v1, whole genome shotgun sequence DNA encodes these proteins:
- the LOC136502079 gene encoding transcription factor bHLH79-like, which produces MDSFAWASVSQAAGLAGGSAVVSDGRGGGLLPPPTLGLQLPARAGLEHFMDPGLVQLAMRFSCFAAANGAPTAIPSYITSEEHPLQPTTGSGNGEPGFGGGGDAPSAEACSSRAPEADSNSKKRKRSNESQDVLGMIGTDQDQGMASVDSSKERGEDDAKGKEETPPVTRKKKGKGASAADDESESYIHVRARKGQATNRHSLAERLRREKISERMKLLQDLVPGCTKVTGKAVMLDEIINYVQSLQRQVEFLSMKLAAVNPQLGLNIKQLLSKDLFRAPSAPSSSSTHLGFSISHEMMPKLPPLSRSGMLPGGVHGLTNPDGFRTAMEEQQNGKDSIGDHVSQPLEQMPLTLDGSFHHNAAQTAVYGAIVGPEHLSMRSVQDGFHM; this is translated from the exons ATGGATTCATTTGCATGGGCGTCGGTGTCTCAGGCTGCGGGGCTAGCCGGCGGCAGCGCCGTCGTCTCCGACGGGAGAGGCGGGGGGCTCTTGCCGCCGCCGACGCTCGGGCTCCAGCTCCCGGCACGGGCCGGTCTCGAGCACTTCATGGACCCCGGCCTAGTCCAGCTGGCCATGCGCTTCTCCTGCTTCGCTGCTGCAAACGGAGCACCCACTGCAATCCCCTCGTACATCACCTCCGAGGAGCACCCACTGCAACCCACCACCGGCAGTGGCAACGGCGAGCCGgggttcggcggcggcggcgacgcgccgAGCGCCGAGGCCTGCTCGTCCAGGGCACCGGAGGCGGATTCCAACTCCAAGAAGAGGAAGCGATCGAACGAG TCGCAGGACGTTCTTGGGATGATTGGGACGGATCAAGATCAAGGGATGGCGTCCGTGGATTCTTCGAAGGAGCGTGGCGAGGACGACGCCAAAGGCAAGGAGGAGACGCCGCCGGTGACCCGCAAGAAGAAAGGGAAGGGAGCTTCGGCGGCCGACGACGAGTCGGAGTCGTACATCCATGTCAGGGCCCGGAAGGGGCAGGCAACCAACAGGCATAGCCTCGCAGAGAGG CTGAGAAGGGAGAAGATCAGTGAGAGGATGAAGCTTCTGCAAGACCTTGTTCCTGGTTGCACTAAA GTCACTGGGAAGGCGGTGATGCTGGACGAGATCATCAACTATGTCCAGTCCCTGCAAAGGCAAGTGGAG TTCTTATCCATGAAGCTCGCGGCGGTCAATCCACAGCTCGGCCTCAACATAAAACAACTTCTGTCGAAAGAT CTTTTTCGCGCCCCCAGTGCTCCTTCAAGCTCATCTACTCACCTGGGATTCTCAATCTCCCACGAAATGATGCCCAAACTACCACCATTGTCACGGTCAGGCATGCTCCCGGGAGGCGTTCATGGTTTGACCAATCCAGATGGCTTCAGAACAGCCATGGAGGAGCAACAAAACGGCAAAGATTCCATAGGAGATCATGTCTCTCAG CCTCTAGAGCAGATGCCTCTCACTTTGGACGGATCGTTCCACCACAATGCAGCGCAAACGGCGGTGTATGGGGCCATAGTCGGTCCAGAGCATCTGAGCATGAGGTCTGTTCAGGATGGGTTTCATATGTGA